The genomic stretch ACTACAGCTCCTAATAGTTTCTCTAAGAACATTGATCTAAATGCGTGTCGTAATAGTTTATCGTAGGTGAATAAACTGAATATCATAGCAGTTGCATCTTAGTACTATTAGAAATAAAAATCGATACGGTTTCCAGCGAGTTTCACCACTGTGATTTAGTGCAAGCAAGTTAACATTATATACGAAATAAAAACATGGGGAACTTTTTCTCACACCCAACTGGAGCAGAAGTCCTGAAAAAGAACCAGGAGTATATTTCAGAAATGAACAAAATAAAAGTGAATCAATGCTTAGGATACGGCTGATTTCATATATGCCGTTTACTTCATTGTCTAGACATATGATCTATTTTTTACTTTAGATGGAACGCTGGATCCAAATGCACTATCAGATCAAAGAACGAGAAGCAGCAATGCAGATATCCAGAGCAAGAGAACTATTCTATTGGCTGGGATCATTTTACTGTGTTGCAACAGTTGGTTTGATCGGACGGTACAACTCTACTAAAAGGGTCGCCGTTTTAGCACCGGTCGTACCACTCACATTCCTGGTGGCATATTATGCGGACCTAGCGTACGGAACTAAAGTACATCGGATAATAGGTTTGTGTTGCGAAACAGAAAATGACGAAATGTTGAATTAATAAtacatgtatttttttttcttcagccgAAGCTGAAATGATAATGCAACACGAGCCCGAATTGCTCGAATGGCCCAGTGGGCTGCCTACGGTATCGGAAATTGATTCTGCTCGGATGGAGAATGATGATAAGATTCGCTTGCATCCACATCAGCTATAAGCATGCAGCTAACACAATGACACCCAACACTACAGTAAGTAGTGACTGCTCATGTATGTAAACCAATCACATAATCACAAATTGTAGGACATCTTTGTCGCACAACAGTGTTACACGAAACTGCACGCAAAACTTACAATAGAAACAATGTTTTTACTGCTCGGTTCACGAGACCGCAAGTTTTCTCAACAATACATTCCTATTAATCATGCCGCCTATCACATAAAGTAATGTCCATCAATaactctttaaattaaaatttcatgtTATCAGATTTTCGCTTCGAACAAATAATACTTGATAATATCAatcgcaacagaaaataaatctgTAACCTCTAATTTATTTTTCTACAATCTCGTACGAATACACAGCTGTTGTTATGTGTAATTCCAGAAAGGCCATAAAAGTTATACCACAATACAATAACCTTTGTGCTTTATACTTCTCTGAGTCCGTTGAAGGTATTTGATAGATAAACAAATTgttagtcaaataaaattaaacccTCGCCCATATTTGTATCTGTGAAACAGGTTTTAACGTATTAATCAAGTATCAATGTAAACTGAACTGAAGAGGATTAGGGAAAATTTATAAAGCAACTTGAATAGTTTGTTGTTAGTTTCATGACAGGTATCTAGTACATACAAGTAATATTGAAACAAAGGTGTTCCATAAACATGATAAGAAAGAACCTACCTTATTTTTCCAGTGCGGAATGGTATCCTTAGCTTCGTTTAACTTCTTCTCGATTGACTGCACTATCTGCTCAAACTCTAGCCGTTTCATTTTGCCTTCGGATTCTTTTTTCTGTATCGCAACAATCTCTTTCTTAATACTAGAGGATCCCTCGTGGGCTTTTTCGATTTCCACCCGCAGTTCGTCGATTTGCTGCTTCAATTGCGTAGACCACTCTTCCGATTTCTCCCGCTCTTCGTTACCCTGGCGTATAGCAGTTTCTGCTGCGATTACTTCTTCTTCCATGCTTTGGATTTTGTCCTCCGTCTTTTTCACATTGCGCTCCGACGTTTTAATTTCTACCGTCAGCTTGGAAATATTTGTCGTCAATTTATCGATTTGCTTCGTCAAGTTGGTAATCTTGGTTTGCAGGTCTTTGACCTTGCTATTGGTGATATCTGTTATTCTAGCAGTTACCAAGTCCACTTTTTTCTGGATAGAGTTTGCAGCATCACTTGAGGTTTTGTGAGCATCTTTACATTGTTTCACCTTTGCTTCAAGATCTCGCACCTTTTCTGGGTCAGAGTGAGTTTGGGCGACACGAGCCTCCTGCCGTTCGACCTGTTCTTTCAGGCGCGGTAACTGTTCTGCCAGACTGGTCACATCCATCCGTAACCGTTTGATCTCGTTCTCCTGATTTTTGAGTTGAGCCGTAAGTTTCTGAATATCGTGCTCTAGTGTACCTTGCTGTTCCTGAAGAAAGTTGATTTGTGATTGAATTTCTTCCGCTTTCACCTGaagttgttcaacttctttGTTTGACTTCGGTGTGTCAGAAGCGGATGTTTTTGTCTGCACTTTGGTGCCCATGCGGCCACGTTGCATTGACCGACCACCTCCAGACATTGTGCCGGACGTTTCTATGACATCACCATTGAGGGTCACTACCCGATAGCGCTTCGCACCATAAGCAATGCGTTGGCCCTGGTCGAGATTATCTGCAACCAGAGTATCCCGAAGAGCGAAATAAAACGCAGGCAGGACGCGTTCGTCCTCGACGCGAACTAAGTCAAACAAACGCGGTACGTTTTCAGGTCTGTTGAAGAGTTGAAATGGTTAGAACATTTTAACTATCACGAATCATTAGCATtgtaaataatcatttttaacaGTTGATTTTTACTTACGTTTGAATCCGATTATGGCAATACTGCTCGTACTGTTGAATCTTTTCCAACGCAATGAAGGATGCGCGACCTATGTCGTGCTTTTTGAGAAAATCTATGCAAGCCTGAGCGTCATTAACCTTCTCAACGACAATGAAATCCAGCTGTCCGCAGCAGGTTGAAATGGCTACATCATACTTGGTATCGATACCGCCCAGGTTACCCAGTCGACCAAGAATACCAGGAATACGGCCCTCtgctttttgtttcatcaaAGCATCCAGCACTTTGCCCTGCGAACGGGTTGCCTGCATTGCCTGCATCGATTCCTGCAATTTAGCCTGCACCGTACGTAACTGCTGGCgcaattctttttcttctgTCACATTTTCCTGTAGTTTACCTTGAGCCGTTTGTAGATCGACTCGCAGCTGTGGCAAACCTTGTTCCAGTTCCTGCAAACGGACGCGTTTTTCCTCGTGAGATTTGTTTGAATCTTCATATgaatattttaatgtttctaGCTTTCGCTTTTCGGTTGTCTCGTTATGCTGACAAATTTTGAGTTCGGATTCTGCCAAGGATAAGGCCGATTTGCTTTCGTCAACAACTCGTTTAAGGTCAACCAGTTCCGTTTGAAGTTTTTCTTTTTCATCCAGCAAACCTTTTGTCTCATCCTTTAGCGTAACTAAGTTTTCAGCGAGTTTCGCTTCGATGTCCGTTTTCTGCCTGGTCAATGATTCAATTTTCTTCTCTGATTCGGTAATTTCTTTGGCATTTTTCTCCGGAATTTGTTTAAGTTCATTTAACTTGGTTTTCTCtgtttcaatttgattttttgtctttttccgACGTTCATTCGTTGCCTTCATGTTGGCCTGAATCTTGGTGTATTTATCTAAAGAAGCTTTCAGGCTTGATTCCTTGTCTTCTTTTTGTTTTACTAAACCTTCATATTGTTTAATTTCCTCTTtaaccaaattttctttttctattcGTTCTTTCTTCAGAGCCTCATACGTATCGTcatgtttttttaaaatatcGTTAGCTTGCTCACGTTCACCGTCTAGCTCTGCAATCTTTTTTCGCTGGTCGCTAAGATACTTTTGGATCTGTTGGTTTTTTGTTCTTGTGAGTGCGTTTTCCAGCTTCAAGTACTCAACAGCTTCCGTCATCGGCTTCTCCAGGTCTTTCATTTCTCTCTCGGCCAATTTACACCGATTATGTTTTTCAGTTCGCTCTTCATTCAACGATTCAACGCGTTCGTTAATTTTAACCAGAGGCTGCTTATACCGTGTAGTCCCAACAATATCTTCCAAATATTCCAGCAAACCGCAATCTGCTTCCGTTAAAGCTTTCGGTTTcatcattgaaatcgattctaCTTCACCTTGCAGGATCAGGAAACGATTATGATCTAAATCGATTCCATGTTGTTTCAATAATTTTGAAACCTCACGGAAGTGCACACGCTTGTTATCTATTGTGTAAAAGGATGAATTATCACGGGATGCAGTTCTCGCTACGACGAACTCCGAATTCGGCACAACCTCGAACGACCCATCATCTCGGTCCAAAATCTGTTGGAAGTGAACCCCCACGGTGCAACTGTTTGTATTAGGATGCTTTGAAGAACTATGTAATAGCACAGATAgctttttagatcgaattttcTGGGCGCgataaccaaaaacaaaaagcatagaATCAATTACGTTGCTTTTACCGCTACCATTCGGTCCAATAATAGCAGAGAAACGTTGATGAAATGGGCCCAACATTACGTGCCCCGCATAGCTTTTGAAATTATAGTTCGAAATATTGGTTATTATCAGCCGAGGACCCTTGCACTCCGTGGAACAGTATGGTGGCACAGGTGGTGGAATGTATATACCTCCGACACGAGTTCCACctaaaatttaatgttattgAATCGTAATGTAACATTTTAAAGCTTCTAAACCAACCTTCTTCGTCCTCCGAAAGATTAGCGTCATCTTCAACGTCCACTTCCATCGGTTCTGCAACCGGAGGCGCTGCTTGCCGAGCAATTTTAGGGGAAGGGCCACCCGAACGGCGTTTGTTTTTACTCATGTTTTATATGTTAagcaagtttttgttttttttttttaattagctaCACTAATTTTACTGATACAGCTATCAATTCAACAAGCAAAACATTCTTCACCAAAGTATCGCTAACAAACGAACGAAGTATAGTGAAAGCAGAATGCACAACagcttcacttttttgacattttttcaaacTTGCCGATGCAAATAATGGCCGTTAATTTGTATGAATCTGAAGGGCGAATAAGTTGAATTTTACACGCTCGTTGATTTTTAGCATAACTAAATAAAAATTACTCAATTTCGAATTTGGTATTAATCAGTATTATTCAGTGTATTCGCTTTAACGAAAAGCTTTAAAAAGATTAAACAGACTGTTTGCACCTACACCAACTTTCATATGTAATTGTGGAAATGTGAATGATGACAAAAGTTAAAATTTGCGGGTTAATCAACATTGATAATGCAGTGTACAATTTTATCCGACTTGTTCTTCACACCATCTGCCTACTGCCTCCCTTCTCATTTCTTTCCTCTTCTCTATCTTTTTTTCTATCAAGCATAATTGGGCTTCTCTATTATTTTGTTCGATTGGGAGGCGTAAatctacactctgaaaaaaatgcacgtaaAATTTACCGGGAAAAGTGGCTTCCACCTTCGtttcacgtaacttttgccGATTTCTCGAAGGCCGTTCATGTGTTAGTGTGTTAGTGTCAACTTCAGTGTCAATCGTCTacgtcagcggttctcaacctggggtacgcgtacccctgggggtacttgaaagccttcagggggtacgcggaagaaaaatcagtaatagcggacaaagaaatttttctttataatactttgttgttcaatcttgctcttaaaacaagaCTGTAGCAATCATTGTTTGACCAGAGTTCAATTTGAACCTTAACTAGActtccacaacatgatctaccactactctctcccactctgcgagaacattccaagttagggggtacaatcgatatgaaaaatattgccaaggagtacgcggacaaaaaaaggttgagaaccgctggtctacGTGTTGGTCAAGTAATTATAACCtgattttcacgtacttttttACGTGATATTTAGGTGAAACCATAAACAGAATGCATAAACCCCACATGATATTCACGTACTTTTTACGTGTTATTCAGATGGAGTCTATGTGAATTTGAAGTAAATCACCCCTTTGGCATCgtgccatgtttcaagggctaacatctcaacatatgtgtaaacgagatagcatatcaccgcttattttcatacatcttatcttactgctgacagcgggcacaaattaatttgagcccaggacatgagttcatagTCATTCACTGTttctcggtatagggatgccaaaggctcgaaGTAAATAGACTAGACAgcgcatataaaaaatataatttattttcaaatactaaAAAATAAATACTTGTTTAAAATCGTGTCGGAATCTCACACGAAAAAAACAGGAATGACCGGAAAGATGTCGTCCGTTTAACCGGCAGAAGGTGTTCCGCAGTGCAACTAGGGCACCttaagacagatgtcgttagtgtattaacgcaTTTTGatccaaatttttacacacgattttcaatttttttatataaacatGAGTGTCTGTTCACTGTGGTGAATCGTACGTGAAATTTAGGTGAAAGTTACTAATGTCACGTAAAATGGCAGATTTTCTGAAGTCAGTCACTTACGTGATTTTTCAGGTGGATTTTACGTGCCTATATTTTAGAGTGTATAGATAGAGGGTTCTCAAAAATGCAATgataaatatttaataataTAGAATGTTATAAACATGTCACTATATATCAAAAATAGCTTGGCTCTAGCTTCGTCTGGTgtgtttttttgaaatatttcgttAAGTTGGTCTaaagaaaaatgcaattaaaCTCAAATGTGTATGCGCTAGCATGGAAACCCTTCAGGAGTAGCACAGATTGTATTTCAGCATTTGGACCCTTTCAAAAGGCTTGAATATTAAAACTTGTGTCAAACAAGGATAGGATTGGAAAACTGGCAACTCTTATTAACTGACTTTTTATGCTTTGTTTTTGTCTTTACTGCTGTGTGATAGTtacgaattttcaatttttgtaaagaaaaggtGAAAAATACTACTAATTCAGTGAAGCATGGCACTAGTTCGTATATCAGCACAATAATTAACTGCAAAGTATTTTGACTAGTTTAGTGGTTGAACGTTTTAGCACTATTTCTATATGTTTACGTCAATACGATTATAATTGTTTGGACACGGCTTAACAAGTTCAcattacttgttttttttcttgcagaTTGCAAAACCTCATTGATGGCCGGTGATAAAAAACGTCGTTCGCGGTCTCCACGAGATCGAGTAATTGATCTTGATAGAGATCGACCTCGAGACCGCGATAGATATCGAGAACGTGAATATCAGAATGATCGGGAACGTGATCGAGATCGATATGACCGTGAGCGGGAACGAGACCGGGATAGGGATCGGGATCGAGATCGAGGAGGGATATCCGGTAGTAATCGGGATCGACCAGTAGACAACTTGTCCAAACGGCGACCGTCGGATGAGTGGAATCgagagaaaaagaagaaaaaggaTGATACTGACCGAAAGGAACCGTCAGATGAAGTGGAAGAAGTCAAACCGGATGTGAAAAAGGAACCGACTGTTAATAAGAAGGAACCACTGTCACTTGAGGAGCTTTTAGCGAAAAAGAAAGCAGAGGAAAAAGCCCGAAGTAAACCAGTGTTTATTTCAAAAGAGCAGCGTGCTGCTGAAGCATTAAAAAGACGCCAGGAAGAGGTTGCTGCAATGCGAGCGGCCAATGCCAACTCCGTTGCAAAGTTCGGAGATGTCCCAGTCACTGTTTTAttgaacagagaaaaaaaagacgTTCTAGAGAAGTATGATCGCAGAGAGAGGGAACGCGAACGAGAACGTGAAAAGGCTAGAGACAGGGATAGGGACGGAAAGGATAAGGATCGTGGACAGGATGATGACAAAAGACGGTCGACTGCAGAAGATCCAACAGTTAAAGATAAAGAAAAGGAACAGGAAGCAATTCGCGAACGCTATTTAGGTATTATCAAAAAGAAACGACGAGTGCGGCGGTtgaacgatagaaaatttgtgtttgattgggATGCAGCTGAAGATACCTCGGTGGATTATAATAACCTTTATAAAGAGAGACATCATGTTCAATTTTT from Wyeomyia smithii strain HCP4-BCI-WySm-NY-G18 chromosome 3, ASM2978416v1, whole genome shotgun sequence encodes the following:
- the LOC129730397 gene encoding structural maintenance of chromosomes protein 4, producing the protein MSKNKRRSGGPSPKIARQAAPPVAEPMEVDVEDDANLSEDEEGGTRVGGIYIPPPVPPYCSTECKGPRLIITNISNYNFKSYAGHVMLGPFHQRFSAIIGPNGSGKSNVIDSMLFVFGYRAQKIRSKKLSVLLHSSSKHPNTNSCTVGVHFQQILDRDDGSFEVVPNSEFVVARTASRDNSSFYTIDNKRVHFREVSKLLKQHGIDLDHNRFLILQGEVESISMMKPKALTEADCGLLEYLEDIVGTTRYKQPLVKINERVESLNEERTEKHNRCKLAEREMKDLEKPMTEAVEYLKLENALTRTKNQQIQKYLSDQRKKIAELDGEREQANDILKKHDDTYEALKKERIEKENLVKEEIKQYEGLVKQKEDKESSLKASLDKYTKIQANMKATNERRKKTKNQIETEKTKLNELKQIPEKNAKEITESEKKIESLTRQKTDIEAKLAENLVTLKDETKGLLDEKEKLQTELVDLKRVVDESKSALSLAESELKICQHNETTEKRKLETLKYSYEDSNKSHEEKRVRLQELEQGLPQLRVDLQTAQGKLQENVTEEKELRQQLRTVQAKLQESMQAMQATRSQGKVLDALMKQKAEGRIPGILGRLGNLGGIDTKYDVAISTCCGQLDFIVVEKVNDAQACIDFLKKHDIGRASFIALEKIQQYEQYCHNRIQTPENVPRLFDLVRVEDERVLPAFYFALRDTLVADNLDQGQRIAYGAKRYRVVTLNGDVIETSGTMSGGGRSMQRGRMGTKVQTKTSASDTPKSNKEVEQLQVKAEEIQSQINFLQEQQGTLEHDIQKLTAQLKNQENEIKRLRMDVTSLAEQLPRLKEQVERQEARVAQTHSDPEKVRDLEAKVKQCKDAHKTSSDAANSIQKKVDLVTARITDITNSKVKDLQTKITNLTKQIDKLTTNISKLTVEIKTSERNVKKTEDKIQSMEEEVIAAETAIRQGNEEREKSEEWSTQLKQQIDELRVEIEKAHEGSSSIKKEIVAIQKKESEGKMKRLEFEQIVQSIEKKLNEAKDTIPHWKNKLKPLKLHEIPGEPVPEPLKEYSEEELDGYKLTDLQYQLSLQDEKLNSSKPNLSVIDEFLKKQEAYLHRVAILEEITAKRNEMRQLYDDVRKKRFTEFMQGFHIITKKLKEMYQMITLGGDAELELVDSMDPFNEGIVFSVRPPKKSWKMISNLSGGEKTLSSLALVFALHYYKPSPLYVMDEIDAALDFKNVSIVAHYIKERTKNAQFIIISLRSNMFELSDYLVGIYKVTDCTNSVTIKNDPPKFLHSASQQQHQTFSFNPNLSLQSDPGAEQAVGEKSMEVSVDAN
- the LOC129730398 gene encoding plasminogen receptor (KT) isoform X1, producing the protein MGNFFSHPTGAEVLKKNQEYISEMNKIKMERWIQMHYQIKEREAAMQISRARELFYWLGSFYCVATVGLIGRYNSTKRVAVLAPVVPLTFLVAYYADLAYGTKVHRIIAEAEMIMQHEPELLEWPSGLPTVSEIDSARMENDDKIRLHPHQL
- the LOC129730398 gene encoding plasminogen receptor (KT) isoform X2 — its product is MERWIQMHYQIKEREAAMQISRARELFYWLGSFYCVATVGLIGRYNSTKRVAVLAPVVPLTFLVAYYADLAYGTKVHRIIAEAEMIMQHEPELLEWPSGLPTVSEIDSARMENDDKIRLHPHQL